The region CATATAGTATTTTCACTTTGTACATTATTTCATAACTTATAACTTGTTACATTTTTATTTGATCAATTTTATGTATTGACTTCTATGATATGATAATTAGAAATTAGAGTAACACATaaatatacacacatatatatacatatatatatatatttatttctcAATGTTGTTAAATATATATTGAGTTATATATACCCTGTATATAATTTTCTATTTAAAATCCCTGTATAAGCTCTATACATTTGTGGATATGAAATTACATGTTGAACATAAAGACACATAGGTCATGGCACAATTTGTGTTTTAAAAATTGAGTAATTGAGTGAAATTTcgtaattaatataattttttattataatcccaacaaattttttgaaaaaaactaGATGTTTATTGTAGAATAAAGTCAAGTTGAAAATGAGAAAATGTGTGTttaaaaaaagaaagaagaagaactCCATCAAGAACCCCATATGGACCCTTGGTCTCCAACTCAAGGTACAAAATGTGTATGTGGTAATACTTACCACCATCATTAGCTACCTAGTCATCTAGCATCTATTTTATCTGATAATAAATTTGCATGCTCTTTAGGAAAAATCTTAATGAAAGAAGGAAAAAAATCCACCCTCCTTGTACCACCATAGAATTGCTTGATGATGACCCTCTCTCCAAATGGTTTGAAACACTCAAGACCGCTGTTTTAACAAGTAAGTTAGTGTTCATATAGAACTTATTGTTAAATCTTTGTTGGTAAGTGGTCATTTTTGTTtagtttttatttaaattaataaatatttgtCTACCTCTTAATGAAGACCCTGGTGCTGAAATATGTCAAACCACGATCTCTCTCCATACGGTTTAAAGCTATGAAGACTGCTGCTCATCTACAAGTAAGCTACTGTACATATTAAAATCCGTTTTCACACGAGATGTTATTACTTTTTCATTCAATTTTCATATGTGAACCAAAGTATAATAAGTTGtagtcaatactttattttctCACCGTCACAATGTATTGATCCTCCGTAGAATTTTGATATAATAAGTCAGCTAGTGTCATATTGAAGCCCTTGCTCACATGTGTAGTATTTTTTTGTAATACACTTTTTGCTGATGTAGGCACCTCACAAGGGAGGAAAGTTAATCAATGCACTACAAATTGTAGTCAAGATATTGTGATCCGATCCTCTCAATATAATGATCATATTTTACCATTTATTAAGAAAAGCCCGCTCTGGAAGAGTTTTGAGTCTATATAGGCATTTGGCATGTTCTCACATAATCTACGCTTTCAAACCTTGTTCTCGGAAAAAGAGGGTTCTCATGCAAATTCAACAACAACTTTAATGGTTGACTTTGTCAATCATGTTGAGAAAACATGCATCTTGCAACCTGATGACCAAAAAAACATTTTAGAGGATACATTGGAAATCCTTCATGAATTAAAATATAATGGTTTTATGTCAATGTAGTAGGTGATCGTGTAGTGCAATTGCTATCAATAAAGGACAAGCTAAGTTAAACGAAGCTACAAATCAGATCGAggaaaaggaagaaaaaatcaATGATTTGAATAATCACATAGGTTTTCTGCAAGAAGAGCTTGCCTTGGCTTTGTCAACTAAAGAGCCGAAAGATTCAACTATCGCTCATGTCAAATAAGACAGATAGAGAAGGACTATCTCCGTATAAGGGGATTATGAATGTTTTTCTATTTTTGGGGACTCTCAATCATTCATAACCTATTTCTTTCATCTTATTGGTTAGTGTCACATACTGAATTTATTGTGACACTAACCAATAAGATAAAAGAAATAAGTTATGAATGATTGAGAATCCCCAAAAAAGGATAAACATGCATAATGCGGTCATACAGAGATTGTCATTCTCTATCTGTCTTATTTCAGATGAGCAATAGTTCAATTTTTGTGCTCTTTAATTGACAAAGCCAAGGCGAGCTAACTAATCTTGCAGTAAACATATGCAATTATTCAAATCTTAATTTTTTTCTTCATTTTCCTCGATCTGATGTGTAGGTTTCTTTGTCTTAGCTTTATGTTCTTCCCACTTGTCTTTTATTGATAGCAATTGCACTACATGCTCACGTACTACATTGACATCAAACCCATTATATTCCAATTTATAAAGTATTTCCACCATATCATCTAAAATATTTTTTGGGTCATCAGGTTTAAAGGTGTGTGTCTTCTCAACAACATTGACAAAGGCAACCATTAAAATTATTGGCGATCCTTCGCGGAAACCCTTTTTTCCGAGAACAAGGTTTGAAAGTGCGGATTCTGGGGAGAACAGGCCAAATGCTGACATAGACTCAATTCCCTTCTAGAGTGGGCTTCTCTTAACATATGATAAAATATGATCATTACCTTGAGAGGATGGGATAACCATATCTTGACTACAAATTGTAGTATATTTATTGAATTTCCTCGCGTGCAAGGTCCGTGCACAACAAAAAATGTATTACAAAAACTGTTGCACATGTGAGCAAGGCCTTCATTATGATACTAACTAACTTATTATATCAAAAGTCTATGGAGGATCAATACATTGCAATTGTCATAAAATAAAACTTCACTACAATTTATTGTACATTGGTccataaataaaaatataataaaaagtaaTAACATTTCGTGTAAAAATAGAATTTAATATGTACACTAGTTTACTTGTAGTATGAGGAGCATTCTTCATAGATTTAAACCACATGGAGAGAGGTTCATCATCAGACATATTCAAGGGAAACCGAAATGTGGccatttcttattctttgagcAAAGCATCATTTCCATCACACTCTCTCATTTTTTCAACACTGACCAACAAAAAGTTAATAAATAATTCTATATGAATACTAACTTACTTGTTAAAAGAGCGATTTTAAGTATTTCAAACCATTTGGAGAGATGTTCATCATCTAGCAATGGTGgaattttccttttctttcatAAAATTTTTTCCTAAACAGCATGCAAAATTGTTACCACCTAAAATAAATGCTAGATGACCAGGTAGCTAATGATGGTGATAAGTTTTACCACATACACTTTTTCTACCTTGAATTGTACATGGAAGGTCTATATATGGGTTCTTGATGggttcttcttcttccttttttttaaaCACACATTTTCTTCTTTTTGAACTGAGACTTCATTCTACAATAATTTagtatattattttttttctttaaaaatattattcaattttaATCTATTTAATTCATTAGAATTTTTTACatagttaatttttatataataaaaaaaattagtataATGTTCCTTTTTTATTTTAGAAAACAAATAAGATTATGTATGCATATAAATTTTGTGGTGTGTTTACAAACACACATTGTCACATGTGTCATTGTGGTCCACCTCTCTTCCTCACCAACACACACCCTCCAGAAAACAAAATTCCCCTACACATTTACCCCAATTTCAACACCATACATGTCTTCTAAAATATACAATTTCACTTTCTACTTTATTTCATAActtgtttatttttaattattgaaatttaacGACCTCATGATCTACACATACTATTTTCACTTTGTACATTATTTCAAAACTTGTTATattttaatttgttcaattttatgtattgacatctatgatatgataattagaaattagagtaacacataaatacacacacatacatatacatatacatatatatatatatatatttatttatttctcaATGCACTTAAATAGATATTGAGTTATATATACCATCTAAATaattttctatttataatccatGTATAAGTTCTATACATTGTTTAGATATGAAATTAGATGTTGAACATATCCACACATAGGTTAGGGCACaatttatgttttaaaaatttcctaattcactaaaattttgaaaataatataattttttatcaTAATCCCAACAAGTTTTTAGAAAAAAAACTAGATTTTTATTGTAGAATAAAGTCCAGTTGAAAAGAAGAAAATGTGTGTtcaaaaaaaggaagaagaactcCATTAAGAACCCCATATGGGCCGTCTGCAACTCAAGGTAAAAAATGTGTATGTGGCACCATCATTAGTTACCTAGTCATCTGACATCTATTTTACGTGATAATAATTTTGCATGGTCATTTTTGTACACATAATTTTTTATGTAAATCATTTTTTAAGACAAATTTGAAATTAGTCtagttaaaaaaataatttaaaattaatataactAATTTAGTAATTGTGTCTATTTCAATTTAGATTATCTACAAATGCCTTCGTACAATTGATTTGATTTGAtaaacaatttttttaataatcaaatCCCATCGTATAATGTACTGGATTTCAAGCGAATGTTGGGTCTAACCAAAATGTACGAGGCTCATCCACTACACATTCCTTTTCATTGTATgaattatatttataatttttatttttgtcaGAAATCTAAAATtagtttaaataaaaaattaattttaatttaatatgttgttttaatttagttaaagatacatgggttaaaataatttatcctaatttattttgtttacTTGTTTACCTCTCATTACCCTTTTCCAAATCCAAATCGAGTGCAAATCCCTCATTTTTATATAGTCAATTTTTTGTGTAATTCATTTTGTTGCAATCCACAATGTTGCCCATCCGaaatttaaaattagtttaaataaaaaattaattttagatTAATGTGTTGCTTTAATTTAGTTAAAGATACATGGGTCAAAATGGTTTAATATAATTTCTTTTGTTTACTTGTTTAGTTGATGAGCAAGCTCATTACcctttttcaaattcaaatgGAGAATGATAAAATCCACAATGTTGCCCATCCTAATAATTTTTTTGTCagaaatttaaaattagtttaaataaaaaattaattttaatttaatgtgTTGCTTTAATTTAGTTAAAGATACATGGGTCAAAATGGTTTAATATAATTTGTTTTGTTTACTTGTTTAGGTGATGAGCCATGAATTCTCGTTGGCCATATGAGCATGCACCACTGATTAAGGTGAATGAAGTTCAAGCTCATAACCCTTTTGCAAATACAAATCCAGTGGTGCATGTTTCACAAATTTTATATGCACAATTTTTTTGTGTAATTCATTTTTTTGTGACAACTTTGAAATTAGTTTagttaaaaaattaaatttaaaattactATAACTATATAATTTACTAATTGTGTATGTTTTAATTTTGATAATTTAGAGCGCCTTCATACAATCGATTTTATTGATCAAATCCACAATGTTGACCATCCTGATAATGGACTCGATTTCCAATCAAATACCCCAGCCTAACCAAAATGTACTTGGACCTGAGGCTGATCCACTACACATTCCACACAATTGTATgcattataattttttttttatttttttgtcaGAAATTTAAAATTAGTTCAATTACAAAGTTAATTCTAATTAAATGTGTTGTTTTAATTTAGTTAAAGATAGATGActcaaaattatttaatataatttattttgtttaCTTGTTTAGGTGATGAGCTAGTAATTCTCATTCGGCCTAATGAGCATGCACCACTAATTAAGGTGAATGAAGTTCATGCTTGCTTTCCAAATCCAAATCGAGTGCAAGTCCCTCATTTTGGTATACATAGTTTTTTAAGTCATTCATTTTTTGtaataaatttgaaattagtcaagttaaaaaaataatttaaaattaatataactAATTTACTAATTGTGTCTATTTTAATTTAGATAATATACAACTTCCTTCATACAATTGATTTGATTGggtaaataattttttaaatgattaaatccacaatattGCCCATCCTGATAATGTATTGGATTTCAAGCCAATGGTGGGCTTAACAAAAATATACGTGGACGTCAGGCTCATTCACAACACATTCCTTTTCATTGTATGAATTATAATTATAACTTTTATtgaaatttaaaattagttttaatataaaattaattttaatttaatatggtgttttaatttatttaaagATACATTGGTCAAAATAATttattctaatttattttttttttgaatcaaaatttattctaatttattttgtttacTTGTTTAGCTGATGCGCAGCACGGTCATTAACCTTTTCCAAATTCAAATCTAGTGCAAATCCCTCATTTTAATATGCACAATTTTTTGTGTAATTCATTTTGTTATgacaaatttgaatttaatttaggtaaaaaataatataaaattagtATAACTAATTTCCTAATTGTGTTGGTTTTTATTTACATAATCTACAAATGTACAAAATCAAACTGATTGGGTGAATTATTTTTTGAATGATCAAATCCATAATGCTCCATCCTAATAATGTATTGCATTTTCAAATCATTGTTGGGCCTAACCAACCTGAGGCTGATCCAGTACACACTCATCATAATTGTATGAactataaattattttttattttttcttgagaaattaaaaattagtttaattaaaatattaattttatttaaatatgtTGTTTTAGTTTAGTTAAAGATACATGGgtcaaaataatttaatataatttattttgtttaCTTGTTTAGCTGATGAGCCAGTAATTCTCATTTGGCTTAATGATCATGCAGTGATTAAGGTGAATGAAGTTCATGCTAGGGACCCTTCTAAATCGAAATTGAAGTTCATTCTCCCCACCTTGTTCAAATCCAAATCCTGTGCAAGTCCTTCATTTTTTTGTGACAAATTTGAAATTAGTTTAGGTAAAAAAGTAAATTTAAAATTAGTATATCTATTTTACTAATTGTGTTTAATTTAATTTAGATAATCTACAACAGCCTTTGTACCATTAGTTTGATTAGGTGAATGATTTTTTGAATGATCAAATCAACAATGTTGTCCATCCTGATAATGTAGTGGAATTTCAACACAATGCTAGGCTAACCAAAATGTAGGTGGACGTGATCCACTACACATTACTCATCATTGTATgcattataaatttttatttttatattttgtcagaaatttaaaattagtttaattaaaaaattaattttaattaaatatgtTTGATAAGCCTGTAATCCTTATGACCCTGTTCCAAATCCAAGTCCAGTTCATGTCCCTCATTTTAGTATGGACAATTTTTTTTGTATTCATTTTTTGTGACAAATTTGAAATTAGTTTAGttgaaaaattaaatttaaaattagcATAACCAATTTATTAGTTGTGTATATTTTAATTTAGATAATCTACAACTCCCTTCATACAATCCATTTGATTGGGTGAATGGTTTTTTGAATGATCAAATTCACAATATTGCCCATCCTCATAATGTACTGGATTTTCAAGTTAATGTTGGGCCTAACAAAAATATACTGAGGCCCCTCCATTAAGCATTCCTCATCATTGTATGCagtataaattttattttttttctccagaaatttaaaataagtttattaaaaaattaatttttatttaatgtgTTGTTTTAATTTAGTTAAAGATACATGGGTAAACATGATTTAATATGAATATTTTTTGTTTACTTGTTTAGTGGTTGAGCCAATAATCCTCATTAAGCCTAATGAGCTTGTACCATTGATTGAGGTGAATGAAGTTCAGGCTCATGACCGGTTCGAAATTCAAATCCAGTACAAGTCCCTTATTTTGGTATTCACGACTTTTTATGTAATTCATTTTTTATGACAAATTTGAAATTAGTCcagttaatttttatttttaaattaatataacTATTTTACTAATTGTGTCTATTTTAATTTAGATAATATACAATTGTCTTCATACAATTGATTTGATTGGGtaaatgattttttgaatttttaaatccaTAATATTGCCCATCCTCATAATGTACTGGATTTCAAGCCAATTGCGTGCCTAACCAAAATGAACGTGCACATGAGGCTGATTGAATACACATTCCTCATCATTGTAtgaattataattataatttttattttttttagaaatttaaaattagtttaaATCAACAAGAGCCCAGACCAAAAGGAACTTCAACAATTTATCTCTAATCACAATATCAATTTAATGGGCGTCCTTAAAACTAAGGTAAAGGTTCATAATGCTATGGTTGTCTCTAAACAGATTAATAAAAATTGGAATTGGCTATTCAACTATGACCATCATTATAATAGCAGGGTGTGGGTAGGTTGGAACCCAAGTGTTTGGAACATTTCGTTGGTTAATATGTCGAGCCAACACATTACTTGTAATGCTACTTAAGTTCACAATAATATCTTCTTTATAGTCTCGTTTGTTTATATTTTTAATGATTCCATTGTTTGCATTCCCCTATGGAGTTTTTGCTCGAATTTTTGTGCTACAACTCAACCATGGTGCCTTCTTGGTTACTTTAATTGCGTGTCTAGCATGGATGAGATTCTTGGTAGTAGGGAGCATTGGACTCTTGATATGCAGGTTTTCAAAGATACATTATTTAGTTCTGGCCTTCATGTTGTTAATACGGTGGGGGATACCTTCACCTGGACAAATAAACGTTATCATGCCCCTATTTTTAAGCATCTTGATCGCATGGTTTCTAATTCTCATTGGTTCCAGGCCTTTACGGAAAGTCAAGTGCTTCTCAAAACTCATGGTATAATGGATCACTGCCCTCTTGTCTATTACGAGCCTTTATGTTCTTGACATTTTGGTAAACCTTTTCAGTTCTTTAATTTTATGATTGACATTCCTGGTTTTCTTGATTTGGTCTCGAGGTCTTGGAGTTTAGCCTGTAGTGGTTCTCCCATTCATCAATTTAATCTCAAACTCAAACACACTAAGCTTGCTCTCCGGGAGTTGAATAAAAACCATGGCATTCTTCAAACTAATGTGCAGGCCTTTCGATCTAAGCTTGAGGATGTGCATTTGGCCTTgctctctaatccctttgatgaGAACCTTATCAACACCGAGAGATCCTTGATTAATGATCTTAATATGGATCTTGCTCAGGAGGAGTGTCTTTTACTTCAAAAGGCGATAAATAAGTGGATGGGGCATGGTGATGTCAACAATTCCCTTTTCATCAACAATATAAGTCAATTGGAACTGTAATAAAATTCTATATCTTGAAAATGACCAAGGTGCCCTTGTTCATGGTCAGGTACAATGTGCTGAAGTGGCTGTCAcctattttcaaaattttcttggTCCTACTCACCAGAATATTGATATCGATATCTCTCATGTTGATTCCAAAATGGTTACTCCTGATCAAGCTAGTCTTCTTGAAGCTCCTGTAACTGATGCGCTTATTTTTGATACAATtcgaaaaataaaaaagaataagGCGCCTGGTCCGGATGGGGTCAATGTAGAATTTTTTATGGCGACTTGGTCTCTCACAGGTTCGAGTTTTTGTGAGTCTGTCAAGCATTTTTTTGTCTCTGGTTTCTTGCCCCCAGGTTCGAACTCTACTTTTATTTCGTTGATTCCTAAGAATCCATCCTTCACCTACCACATAATGATTCATTATCTTTCACTCTTTTCTCAACTTACAAAACCATGTCCTTCATTGAAGATACCATTCTAGAAGAGCTTGAGGAGAGCCCCATAATTGAATTTCCAGTAATGGTGAAAGTTTCCAGGAAATGGAACGACTATAATCCGCTCAATGGTTTCCTCGAGGGTGTCAACCTTATCTTTGTGGACAAAAGTGTAATCTTTTATCTATTTCTATATATCACCAAAACTATTCTTGACTTACCAAATATATTACTTagatatttttttttc is a window of Apium graveolens cultivar Ventura chromosome 11, ASM990537v1, whole genome shotgun sequence DNA encoding:
- the LOC141695827 gene encoding uncharacterized protein LOC141695827, translated to MDEILGSREHWTLDMQVFKDTLFSSGLHVVNTVGDTFTWTNKRYHAPIFKHLDRMVSNSHWFQAFTESQFFNFMIDIPGFLDLVSRSWSLACSGSPIHQFNLKLKHTKLALRELNKNHGILQTNVQAFRSKLEDVHLALLSNPFDENLINTERSLINDLNMDLAQEECLLLQKAINKWMGHGALVHGQVQCAEVAVTYFQNFLGPTHQNIDIDISHVDSKMVTPDQASLLEAPVTDALIFDTIRKIKKNKAPGPDGVNVEFFMATWSLTGSSFCESVKHFFVSGFLPPDTILEELEESPIIEFPVMVKVSRKWNDYNPLNGFLEGVNLIFVDKSGQRMHGWVCSAVLEYFVGLHLKLSIYRVTIARLQTSSSTLVILKEFKNLKSPTRMQGFHLISLCIVMYKCISKILASRLKLILPSLVDIAQSTFIPVRSISDNILLAHELFHGYERENSTPKCALKIDLHKAFDSVHWDFILAVLRGVQIPEKVIKWISACIFSTRFSVKLSGVVHGFFKGTKGIRQGDPLSLYIFALCMNVLSCILNKVPEGFKFHWRCTEHLLSHLFFADDILFFAHGSKINTFSRWSGHYAIDGQIRHFSNVMPVLRYIRQTFLTYCNTNEIALLYM